The window GCGCGAGACCAGCATCCAGGTCTTGCCCGCGCCGGCGCAGGCTTCCACCGCTACGCTGCGCCGCGGGTCGCAGGCGATGGCATAGAAGGCTTCCCGGCGGACCGGCCGGCCGTTGTGTTCGTAGGCGGGTGAGGACATGGGTGGCGTGGTCAGGTCAGCCAGGAATGGGCCTGGAGGTCGGCCTCGCATTGCGCGGCGTCGTGGAACTGGATCGCTCCCCAGCCGCGCGCGTGCGCCGTGGCGACGTTGTGCGCGCTGTCGTCGATGAACATGGTGCGTGCCGGCTCGAGACCGAACTGGCGCTCGGCCAGTTCGAAGATGCCGTGCTCGGGTTTGATCAGGCCCACGCGGCCCGAGAAGATGCCGTCTTCGAAATGGTGGAAGAAGGTACGTTCGGCGAAAAGGCGATCGGCGAAGTACTGCGGCATGTTCGACAGGTAGACCAGCCGATGCCCTTGGTCCTGGAGCCGCGGCAGCAGGGCCGCCGTGTCGGGCTTGGTGTGCAGGTGGTCGGGCACGGCGAGGATGAAGTCGAGCAGTTGCGGCACGGGAATGCCGGTGCCGGGCGACAGCAGCGCCGCCAGGGCTTCAGGCTCGACCGCGCCACGGTCGAATTCGGCCCAGGCCGATCCCGGCACGAAGCCCCCGAACAGCGCCGCGCAGATGCGCCGGGCCTCGGTTTCGTTGTGGGCATGGGCGGGCAACACGCGTTGCACGAGTTCGATGGGGTGCCAGTGCAACAGCACGGCGCCGAGATCGAAGACGACGGTGGAGGGTTTCATCGAGATTCTTCTTTGAGTGAGTTTCAAGACCAGAAGTCTTTACGGCAAAGGCCTCGCGCCGCGCAGAACTCGCAGGCCGCACCCTCGCCCAGCGCGGCCAGCACCGCGCCTTCGGCGATGCGTTCCATGTCGGTGATGATGCCGTGCACCAGCGCGTCGCGCGCGGCCACCACCGCGGTCTGCTCGAAGCTCTTGCTGCCGTCCTTTTCGCCCACGTTGAGGTAGGCGGCGCGCAGCGTGTCGTGTGGCAGCAAGGCGGCGTAGAACGCGAGCTGCGTGTCTTCGAGCGGCTGCTTGATGCGGCTTTGCGTGCGGGTCTGGTTCTCGGTCTTGTAGTCGATGACCATCACCGCGGCTTCGCCGTCTTCTCCGGCCGGCAACTGGTCCACGCGGTCGATGGTGCCGATCAGTGTGAGCGCACCGAGTGGCAACTCGCGTTGGCTTTCGGCCTCCTCGAAACGGCCGCCGGCCGCCTCGTGCTGCAGCAGCCAGGCCAGGTAGCCGTCGCGCACGCGCGGCCAGGCGGCGGCGAACGGCAGGAACTCTTCTTCGGACAGACGCATGTCGCGCGTGGTGGCCGCGGCCGCCGCGTCGATCAAGGCCAGGCGCGCCGCATGTTCGGGCTCGGGCGCCTGCTTCAGGCCTTCATGGAAGGTCTTGAGCACGGCGTGCAGCCAGTTGCCGAAGTCGCGCTTGTCGACCTCGCCTTCCAGCTCCTCGGGCTCCTTCAGCCCGAGCTGGCGCAGCGCGAAGAACCGGTAGGGGCAACGCCGCAGGTCTTCATAGGCACTCGCCGACAGGTGCGTGACCGGCAAGGCCTGGCCCACGGGCAGCGGGCGCAGCGTCGGCGTGGCCACGACGGTTCGGGCCATCCGTGGATCGACGGCCGCGACCGCATTCGCACCGGGCTGGATCGCCTGCACCAGCGGGCTCGGCAACAGGGTCTCGCCACTCGCATCGCTCTGCCGCCACAGCACATCGACCATGGGCATGCGCAGCGCGTCCTGCCAGGCGGCGAGCTGGCTCGCGGCGATGGCGTCGCGCGAAGGCAGGCCGAGCGCGGCGCGTTGCGCGGCGGTCCACGCGCCGGGCGGTTCGGGTGAAGCGGCCAGGCGGATCTCGTCGCAGCCGGGCAGGACCAGGGCCGCGAACGGCCGCGCAAGCAACTGGCTCAGCGGCGTGATCACTACCTGTTCGTGCAGCGGATAGTCGGGCACGAAACTCGCCGACTCGAGCGCGGTGTCGACCCAGGCGCCGAACTCGAAAGCCAACAGCCGCCGTGCGGCCTGTGGCAGGCCGGCGAGTTCGTGTTCGGCGCCAGGCACCAGGCGCAGCGCCGCCAGCAGTTTTTCGCCCGCGGCATCGGCTTCGAGCAGCGTCCACTGGCCGCTCTGTTGCAGCACGTCGCGCAATGCCGCCAGCCAGGCGGCGAGCGGCCGTGCGCGCTGCAGGCCGGCGCGCAGCGTGTTGGCCAGATTCACACATTCCGCAACGCGCTCGGCCAGAGCCTCGCGATCGAAGACGGCCGAGGCGCTCCAGCCGCTCCAGTCGGTGGCCGCGGCCTGGCGCAATTTCTTCTCCAGCACGCGCACCACGCTCGGGGCGAAGGCAGGCGCGTTCTTCAGCCAATTGAGCACGGCGTCGCTGCTGGCGTCCCAACGGCTCGCGCGCAGGGCCGACATCAAATGGCCGGCCGCGCGCGTGGTGGAAAGCTTCCAGCCGGTCTCGTCGCGGATGGCCACGTGGTGCGCGGCCAGCATGGCGCGCACACGGCGCGTGAGCAGCCGGTCAATGGCGGCCAGGCCCACGGGGATGCGGCCGGCCTCGACATGGCGCAGCACGCAGGCCGCGGCGCGCTGGGCTTCGTCCTCGGCGTCCAGGGCCGCGTGGATGGCGGCATGGATCGCGGGCGGCAAGTCATCGGCTGTTTCGAGTTCGGGCTGCCAAGGCAGCACGGCCGCCTTGTCGCCCCACGATGCCGCCAGTGCCGTGACCAGTCCGTCGGCTTGAAAGCCCTGCAGCACGACCACGCATTCGAGTGAAGCGGCCAGGCCAGGCGACCACAACACGTCGGTGGTGTAGGCGGAGATGGCGGCCCATTCGAGGGCGATGCGGGCCACCGCGGCCTCCCAGGCCAGCACCGGCGAATCCATGCCGGTGGCCAGTGCCGCACGCGCCGAGACCGCCCAGGCCGCGCGGTCCGCGGGCGCGACGGCCGCGGCCAGCGGCGCGAGCTGGTGCGCGGCTTCGACCAGGCGGCCGGCGAGCGCGTCGCGCTGCGCGCCCAGGCCCGCGGCATCGAGCAGCGCCGGGGCTTGCAGGCCGTCGAGCGCGGCGTCGCCGCGCAGGTCGATGGCGCCGAGCGCCGTGCCGCCCAGGCCGCGCGCCCAGTTCTGCGTCGTCTCGAAGCGCGGAGCGAAACCGTCGGGATGGACTTCGGCCCACAGCCTTTGCGCCAGCGGCATGAGCTGCGCATACGGCAGCAGGACCACGCTGCGGGCGGCATGCGCGCCGCGCGCGTCGATCTCTGCGGCGATGCGCGCCAGCCAGCCGGTGGCGGGTTCGCGCCAGAGCCGGTCGACGGGATGGGAGGCTGAGAGGGGCATCAGGGCTTGAAATGAAGGGTGGACGAAGCGGTGCGATGGCCCGGCGGCGATGGCTTTTCACTATGCCGGCGATAGGGTAATGCGTGGCGACGGCCGGTCTTGCTTTCTGTCACAATGCCGCAACTTTAGTCGTACCGGCACTCATCAAGGAATCCCCATGGCCAACGAACTCATCAAACATATTTCCGATGCAACCTTCGACGCGGACGTCCTGAAGTCCAGCACCCCCGTCCTGGTGGACTACTGGGCCGAATGGTGCGGTCCTTGCAAGATGATCGCGCCAATTCTCGACGAAGTCGCCACCGGTTACGAAGGCAAGCTGCAGATCACCAAGATGAACGTGGACGAGAACCGCGACATCCCCGCCAAGTTCGGCATCCGCGGCATTCCGACGCTGATGATCTTCAAGGACGGCGAACTCGCCGCCACCAAGGTCGGCGCCATGAGCAAGGCGCAACTCACCGCTTTCATCGACCAGCAACTGGCCTGATGCATCCCCTTACCGAAGCCGCCAGCAGCGCGGCTTCGGCGCTCACTTTTTTCCTGTCATAATTCGCTCAGTTCACCAGGTTGCCAGTCAGGGCGACCTGGTTCGATAACCCGGTTGATACCGACGAGCGGGGCCCCTCAAGCCCCCTCGAAGCCACCTCCCCCTTCCCCTCAAAGAACTCCAAGCCGGAGTCAATCCATGCACTTAAACGAACTCAAGGCACTGCACGTGTCTGAAGTCTTGAAGCAAGCCGAAGAACTTGAAATCGAGAACACCGGCCGCATGCGCAAGCAGGAGCTGATGTTCGCCATCATCAAGAAGCGCGCGCGCACCGGCGAGCAGATCATTGCCGACGGCGTGCTGGAAATCCTGCCCGACGGGTTCGGCTTCCTGCGCAGCCCCGACACCAGCTACACCGCCAGCACCGACGACATCTACATCAGCCCGAGCCAGGTGCGCCGCTTCAACCTGCACACCGGCGACATGATCGAAGGCGAAGTGCGCACGCCCAAGGACGGCGAGCGTTATTTCGCGCTGAACAAGCTCGACCGCGTGAACGGCGGCGGCCCCGAGGAAAACAAGCACAAGGTGATGTTCGAGAACTTGACGCCGCTGTTCCCCAAGGAACAGATGAAGCTCGAGCGCGACATCAAGGGCGACGAGAACATCACCGGCCGCATCATCGACATCGTGGCGCCGATCGGCAAGGGCCAGCGCGCCCTGCTCGTCGCCCCGCCCAAGAGCGGCAAGACGGTCATGATGCAGCACATCGCCCACGCCATCGCCGCCAACTACCCCGACAGCTACATGATGGTGCTGCTGGTCGACGAGCGGCCCGAGGAAGTGACGGAAATGCAGCGCTCGGTGAAGGGCGAAGTCATCGCCTCCACCTTCGACGAGCCCGCCGCGCGCCACGTGCACGTGGCCGAAATGGTGATCGAGCGCGCCAAGCGCCTGGTCGAACTGAAGAAGGACGTGGTTATCCTGCTGGACTCGATCACGCGCCTGGCCCGCGCCTACAACAACGTCGTGCCGTCCTCCGGCAAGGTGCTGACCGGTGGTGTCGACTCCAACGCGCTGCAACGGCCCAAGCGCTTCCTCGGCGCCGCGCGCAACGTGGAGGAAGGCGGCTCGCTGACCATCATCGCCACCGCGCTGATCGACACCGGCAGCCGCATGGACGAAGTGATCTTCGAAGAATTCAAGGGCACGGGCAACTGCGAAATCCACCTGGATCGCCGCCTGTACGAAAAACGCGTCTTCCCGTCGCTGCAGCTCAACCGCAGCGGCACCCGCCGCGAGGAACTGCTGCTGGCCCCCGAGATCCTGCAGAAGAGCCGCATCCTGCGCCAGTTCATGTACAACATGGACGAAATCGAGTCGATGGAGCTGATGCTCAAGAACATGAAGGCCACGAAGAACAACGTGGAATTCTTCGACATGATGCGCCGGGGCGGTTGATCCAGCCCATCGGTATATAATCAAAGGCTTTTTGCGGAAAGTAGGTCAGATTGGCTGGCCCGGCTACCGCAGCTGAAACTCAAGGAAGAATCATGAAAGAAGGCATTCACCCGAACTACCGCGAAGTTTGCTTCATGGACTTGTCCAACAACTTCAAGTTCGTGACGCGTTCGTGCGTCAACGCCAAGGAAACCATCAAGATGGAAGACGGCCGCGAGCTGCCGCTGTACAAGCTTGACACCTCCAGCGAATCGCATCCGTTCTACACGGGCACGCAAAAATCCGTGGACAACATGGGTGGCCGCGTCGAGCGTTTCCGCAACCGTTTCGGCAAGACCACCGCTGCAGCCCCCAAAGCCGCAGAATAAGTCTTCCGCTTCGCCACGAAAGGCAGCTCGGGTTACCGTGCTGCCTTTTTTGCTTTCCGCGACCTCGTGTGCATCTATCATCGAACCCCCGTTGCCCCTGACCCGTGAATAAACCCACCCCTGCCATCGTCACGCAGGCCGGCGTGCGCCGCCTGCCGCGGCTGGCGCTCTGGCTTTTCTGTGCGGCCTATGTGCTGCCGGGCTTCATCGGCCGCGCGCCGTGGAAGACAGCCGACATGACGGCCTTCGGCTACATGGCCGAGCTGGCGGCGGGCACGGCCGGCTGGCTGCATCCTCGCCTGCTGAACCTGGCGCCGGACATCGACGCCCTGCTGCCCTATTGGATCGGCGCGGTGGTCATGAAGATCACGCCCGGGTTCGTGGCCCCGGATTTCGCCGTGCGCTTCGTCTTCAGCCTGCTGCTGGCGTTGACCTTGGTGGCCACCTGGTACGCGGTGTATTTCCTGGCCCGCAGCCCGCGCGCGCAGCCCGTGGCCTTCGCCTTCGGCGGCGAGGCCCAGCCTGCCGACTACGCCCGCGCCATGGCCGACGGCGGCCTGCTGGCGTTGATGGCCTGCCTGGGCATGGCCCAGCTGTCGCATGAAACGACGCCGGCGCTGGCACAACTTTGTTTCACCGCGGTGAGTTTCTACGCGCTGGCTGCAATGCCCTACCGCACGCGCGGACCGGCGCTCGGCCTGGCGATCGGCCTGCCCGCCCTCGCGCTGTCGGGCGCACCCACGATGGCCGTGCTGCTCGGCCTGGGCGGCGCGCTCGTATGTTTCCTCGACCGCCACGAGGAACACGGCCTGACCGGCGGCGAAACCGCGCAGCACACGCCCGCGCGCAGCCTGGCCTGGACCGGCTTCGTGCTGGCCTGCACCCTGCTCGCGGCCGGCCTGGCCGAGCACCTGGACCTGTGGCGCTGGCGCATCGAACTGCCGCAAGCCACCTGGCACGACTGGCGCAGCCTGACGCGGCTCCTGCTGTGGTTCACCTGGCCGGTCTGGCCCCTGGCCCTGTGGACGCTGTGGCGCTGGCGCCGCCAGTTGACCAGCGGCAACTTCGGACGGCATCTGGCCTTGGCCCTGTGGTTCGTCGCCGTGGCGCTCGGCACCACGCTCACCACCCACTCGGCCGACCGTTCGCTGCTGCTGGCGCTGCCCGCGCTGGCCACGCTCGCGGCGTTCGCGTTGCCCACGCTGAGCCGCACCGTGGCCGCGCTCATCGACTGGTTCACGCTGCTGTTCTTCACCGCCTGCGCGATCGGCATCTGGGTCATCTGGATCGCCACGCAAACCGGTGTGCCGCGCCAGCCCGCCGCCAACGTGGCCCGGCTCGCACCCGGCTACGAGCCGGTGTTCTCGTGGATCGCTCTGGCGCTGGCACTGGTGGCCACGCTGACCTGGGCCTGGCTCGTCAAATGGCGCGCGGGCCGGCATCGCGCGGCGATCTGGAAAAGCCTGGTGCTGCCGGCCGGCGGCGTGGCGCTGTGCTGGCTCCTGATGATGACGCTGTGGCTGCCGCTGCTCGAATGGGGCCGTAGCTACGTGCCGCTGGTGCGCAGCGTGCAGAGCGCCATGGAAGCCGACCGTCAGCCGGGCTCGCCGGGCTGTGTCGAAGTCTACGGGCTCAACCGCGGCCAGATCGCGGCCTTCAAGTACCACGGCAACATGCAGCTGCAATGGGCCAGGCGCGAGGCCAGCTGCCCGTGGCTCATCGTCGACGCCGACGACCAGCACACGCTGCCGCAGGATGTGGACATGAACGCCTGGTCGCTGCGCCTGAGCCTGCGCCGCCGCGCCGAAACCAACGACGACGTGCTGCTCTACAGGCGCATCCAGCCTTGACCGGCGCCAGCCAGCCGTCCGAACGCGGCTACATCGCCCGCCACGCCGGCACGGTGCTGGTCGGCCAGCTCGCCGTCATGGCCTTCGGCGTGACCGATACGGTGGTCGCCGGCCGCTACGCCGAAGATGCGCTGGCCGCGCTGTCGGTCGGCTCCGCGGTGTTCGTCAGCATCTTCGTGGCCCTGATGGGCGTGCTGCAGGCCCTGCTGCCGATCTGGGCCGAGCTGTTCGGCGCCGGCCGGCCGCGCGACGTGGGCCGTTCCGTGCGCCAGTCGATGTACCTCTGCGGCCTGCTGATGCTGCTCGGCATCACCGCACTGCTGCTGCCCGCGCCGCTGCTGCGCTGGGCCGAGGTGCCGCCGGCGCTGCAGGCCGAGGTCACGCGTTACCTCGCGGTGCTGGCCATGGCCCTGCCGCCGGCCCTGCTGTTCCGCGTCTACAGCACGCTCAACCAGAGCCTGGGCAAGCCGTTGCTCGTGACCTGGGTGCAGATGGGCTCGCTCGCGCTCAAGATCCCGCTGTCGGTATGGTTCACCTTCGGCGGCCTCGGGCTGGAGGCGCAGGGTGCCGTGGGCTGCGCCTGGGCCACGCTGGTGGTCAACTACGCCATGCTCGCCGTGGCGCTCGGGACCCTGCGGACGCGGCCCTTCTACGAACCCTATGGGCTGTGGCGCCGCATGGAACGGCCCGACGCGCGGCAGATCGCGGCCTTCCTGCGGCTCGGCCTGCCGGGCGGGCTGGCGATCATGGTCGAAGTCACGTCGTTCACGCTGATGGCACTGTTCATCGCCCGGCTGGGCAGCGTGGCCTCCGCGGCGCACCAGATCGCAGCCAACCTCGCGGCGGTGCTGTACATGTCGCCGCTGTCCTTCGGCATCGCCACCAGCGCCCGGGCCAGCTATTGGCTGGGCGCGGGTGATGCACGGCGGGCGCGCGCGGCGATCCGCGCAGGCTTCGGCATGGCGCTGGCCACGGCGGTGCTGCTCGCGGCGCTGTTGTGGTTCGGGCGCGGCTGGCTCGCCGCGGCCTACGCGAGCAGTCCCGCCGTCATCGCCATGGCCACCGGCCTGCTGGCCTGGGTGGCGCTCTACCACCTGGCCGACGCCGTGCAGGCGGTGTGCGTGGCGGTGCTGCGTTCCTACCGCGTGACCGTACTGCCGCTGCTGGTCTACGGCGCCCTGCTGTGGGGCCTCGGCCTTTCGGGCGGCGTGCATCTGGCGTATGACGGCCTGGGTCCCTGGCCGGCGCTGCGCCACCCGACGGCATTCTGGGCCTCCAGCGCGGCCGCCCTGGCGGTCACCGCGCTGGTGTTCGTGGCCATCCTCTGGCAGACGATGCGGCGCAGCCGCACACCGCGCCGACCCTGAAATCAGGCCGCGTGGCGCGCGCCGCTGGCGGCGGCCGTGCCGTCGCGCAACCGGCTGGCGGGGAAGACGATCGCGAAACGCGAGCCCTGTCCGGGTTTGCTTTCGATGCGCAATTCGGCGCCGTGGCGCTGCGCCACGTGTTTGACGATGGCCAGGCCCAGCCCCGTGCCGCCGGTCTCGCGCGAGCGGCTGGTGTCCACGCGGTAGAAGCGCTCGGTCAAGCGCGGAATGTGTTCGGCCGCGATGCCTGGACCGGTGTCCTTGACGGAGAATTCGGCGCGGCCGTCGGCCAGGGTCTGCCAGCTCACGTCGATCTGGCCGCCGGCCGGGGTGTAGCGGATCGCATTGCTGACCAGGTTCGACATCGCGCTCAGCAACTCGCTGGAGATGCCGGCGATCTCGGCTTCGGGCATCGGGCCGAAATGCAGCCGGTGCGGCCGCGCATGGCCCGCGGTGAGCAACGCCGACAGGGCCTCGGCCTCGTGCGCACACTCGCCCACGAGCTTCTTCAGCGGAATCCAAACGCTCGCGCCCGGCAGCGGGCTGCCTTCGATGCGCGACAGTGTCAGCAGGTCCTGCACCAGCGACTGCATGCGTTCGGCCTGCTGGGCCATGTGGTCGAGGTAGCGGGCGCGCTCCGGCTCGTCCAGCGGCAGGGTCTGCAGGGTTTCGACGAAGCCCGACAGCACCGTCAGCGGCGTGCGGATCTCGTGCGATACGTTGGCCACGAAATCGCGGCGCATGGCTTCGGCCTGCTCCAGCGCCGTCACGTCGCTCGACAGCAGCAAACGCCGGCCTTCGCCATACGGGTACAGGTGCACGGCCAGCCGCACCGGCCGCGACAGGGTGCTGTTGCGGCCGGGCATCTGGATGCCGCGCAGGCCATCCGGCTGGGCGAAGCCGGCGGCGAAGGCGGGCTCGCGCACCAGGTTGCCGATCAGTTGCTGGACGTCACGCTGCGGATCGAAGCCGAA of the Rhodoferax koreense genome contains:
- the phoR gene encoding phosphate regulon sensor histidine kinase PhoR, whose amino-acid sequence is MWFRIFFFLSFQLAGAALGWHLAAERGALACLLVAGLLWLGIDLLRGARVIRWLRKGSSAEAPQMRGLWGEACDRMRRLLRQSEQKTRDSEHRLQEFLAGIQASPNGVVLLDREGRIEWCNQMAAEHFGFDPQRDVQQLIGNLVREPAFAAGFAQPDGLRGIQMPGRNSTLSRPVRLAVHLYPYGEGRRLLLSSDVTALEQAEAMRRDFVANVSHEIRTPLTVLSGFVETLQTLPLDEPERARYLDHMAQQAERMQSLVQDLLTLSRIEGSPLPGASVWIPLKKLVGECAHEAEALSALLTAGHARPHRLHFGPMPEAEIAGISSELLSAMSNLVSNAIRYTPAGGQIDVSWQTLADGRAEFSVKDTGPGIAAEHIPRLTERFYRVDTSRSRETGGTGLGLAIVKHVAQRHGAELRIESKPGQGSRFAIVFPASRLRDGTAAASGARHAA
- a CDS encoding HAD family hydrolase, whose translation is MKPSTVVFDLGAVLLHWHPIELVQRVLPAHAHNETEARRICAALFGGFVPGSAWAEFDRGAVEPEALAALLSPGTGIPVPQLLDFILAVPDHLHTKPDTAALLPRLQDQGHRLVYLSNMPQYFADRLFAERTFFHHFEDGIFSGRVGLIKPEHGIFELAERQFGLEPARTMFIDDSAHNVATAHARGWGAIQFHDAAQCEADLQAHSWLT
- a CDS encoding type B 50S ribosomal protein L31, which codes for MKEGIHPNYREVCFMDLSNNFKFVTRSCVNAKETIKMEDGRELPLYKLDTSSESHPFYTGTQKSVDNMGGRVERFRNRFGKTTAAAPKAAE
- a CDS encoding PD-(D/E)XK nuclease family protein, which encodes MPLSASHPVDRLWREPATGWLARIAAEIDARGAHAARSVVLLPYAQLMPLAQRLWAEVHPDGFAPRFETTQNWARGLGGTALGAIDLRGDAALDGLQAPALLDAAGLGAQRDALAGRLVEAAHQLAPLAAAVAPADRAAWAVSARAALATGMDSPVLAWEAAVARIALEWAAISAYTTDVLWSPGLAASLECVVVLQGFQADGLVTALAASWGDKAAVLPWQPELETADDLPPAIHAAIHAALDAEDEAQRAAACVLRHVEAGRIPVGLAAIDRLLTRRVRAMLAAHHVAIRDETGWKLSTTRAAGHLMSALRASRWDASSDAVLNWLKNAPAFAPSVVRVLEKKLRQAAATDWSGWSASAVFDREALAERVAECVNLANTLRAGLQRARPLAAWLAALRDVLQQSGQWTLLEADAAGEKLLAALRLVPGAEHELAGLPQAARRLLAFEFGAWVDTALESASFVPDYPLHEQVVITPLSQLLARPFAALVLPGCDEIRLAASPEPPGAWTAAQRAALGLPSRDAIAASQLAAWQDALRMPMVDVLWRQSDASGETLLPSPLVQAIQPGANAVAAVDPRMARTVVATPTLRPLPVGQALPVTHLSASAYEDLRRCPYRFFALRQLGLKEPEELEGEVDKRDFGNWLHAVLKTFHEGLKQAPEPEHAARLALIDAAAAATTRDMRLSEEEFLPFAAAWPRVRDGYLAWLLQHEAAGGRFEEAESQRELPLGALTLIGTIDRVDQLPAGEDGEAAVMVIDYKTENQTRTQSRIKQPLEDTQLAFYAALLPHDTLRAAYLNVGEKDGSKSFEQTAVVAARDALVHGIITDMERIAEGAVLAALGEGAACEFCAARGLCRKDFWS
- the trxA gene encoding thioredoxin TrxA; this translates as MANELIKHISDATFDADVLKSSTPVLVDYWAEWCGPCKMIAPILDEVATGYEGKLQITKMNVDENRDIPAKFGIRGIPTLMIFKDGELAATKVGAMSKAQLTAFIDQQLA
- the rho gene encoding transcription termination factor Rho, producing the protein MHLNELKALHVSEVLKQAEELEIENTGRMRKQELMFAIIKKRARTGEQIIADGVLEILPDGFGFLRSPDTSYTASTDDIYISPSQVRRFNLHTGDMIEGEVRTPKDGERYFALNKLDRVNGGGPEENKHKVMFENLTPLFPKEQMKLERDIKGDENITGRIIDIVAPIGKGQRALLVAPPKSGKTVMMQHIAHAIAANYPDSYMMVLLVDERPEEVTEMQRSVKGEVIASTFDEPAARHVHVAEMVIERAKRLVELKKDVVILLDSITRLARAYNNVVPSSGKVLTGGVDSNALQRPKRFLGAARNVEEGGSLTIIATALIDTGSRMDEVIFEEFKGTGNCEIHLDRRLYEKRVFPSLQLNRSGTRREELLLAPEILQKSRILRQFMYNMDEIESMELMLKNMKATKNNVEFFDMMRRGG
- a CDS encoding MATE family efflux transporter codes for the protein MTGASQPSERGYIARHAGTVLVGQLAVMAFGVTDTVVAGRYAEDALAALSVGSAVFVSIFVALMGVLQALLPIWAELFGAGRPRDVGRSVRQSMYLCGLLMLLGITALLLPAPLLRWAEVPPALQAEVTRYLAVLAMALPPALLFRVYSTLNQSLGKPLLVTWVQMGSLALKIPLSVWFTFGGLGLEAQGAVGCAWATLVVNYAMLAVALGTLRTRPFYEPYGLWRRMERPDARQIAAFLRLGLPGGLAIMVEVTSFTLMALFIARLGSVASAAHQIAANLAAVLYMSPLSFGIATSARASYWLGAGDARRARAAIRAGFGMALATAVLLAALLWFGRGWLAAAYASSPAVIAMATGLLAWVALYHLADAVQAVCVAVLRSYRVTVLPLLVYGALLWGLGLSGGVHLAYDGLGPWPALRHPTAFWASSAAALAVTALVFVAILWQTMRRSRTPRRP